In Quercus robur chromosome 11, dhQueRobu3.1, whole genome shotgun sequence, the following proteins share a genomic window:
- the LOC126705667 gene encoding pentatricopeptide repeat-containing protein At3g02490, mitochondrial-like has protein sequence MRHQWRLLLRPHHILRSQLPNTTHSSSHFQVLSNPNLNLPPFRSLASLFHTTVSQKPQFINPRDAISRRFSSEPEQAIEEKDTDHTHLVVADIFAKPTVGVDDIRKELELNSVVISHELVLRVLGNLESSPDVAKRFFDWVLESYGQKLSSKSYNLMLGILGVNGFVKEFWDLVEVMNKKGYGISKGVQNKVLERFQKDGLGGDVGKLRAVYDSGSVDNAVEKVCSKLCKIVRSEVWSDDVERQIRELGIEYSSDVVKMVLENVGVEPTKALIFFRWVEESGLFKHDERTYNAMAKVLGREDCIDRFWKVVDEMRSNGYDMEEETFVKVLGRFCKRKMIKDAVDLYDFSMAGANKPSEDCCVFLLRKVAVGKQLDMGLFSRVVRIFTESGNLLTNSMLGAVFKSLTSVGRLGECNKVLKAMKEGGFVANGHLQSKIAFQLSSTGKKDEASELLENMEASGSTLDHRTWASFIEGHCVAGDFDKASDCFKQMVEKEGVSSAGYAFHILVNAYCQKNRAIEACTLLVGLVNVEQLKPWHTTYKELISKLLVRGGFQNALSLLVLMKNQGFPPFVDPFIEYVSKSGTGDDAINFLKEMTSKRFPATSMFLRTFEAFFKAGRHFEAQNFLSKCPVYIRNHADVLNLFYSMKSRKGSSATNVAA, from the coding sequence ATGCGACACCAATGGCGCTTGCTTCTACGACCTCACCACATTCTTCGATCTCAGCTTCCCAATACCACTCACTCGTCCTCGCATTTCCAGGTACTCTCCAATCCCAATCTCAATCTTCCACCATTTCGTTCTCTCGCGTCACTCTTTCACACCACTGTCTcacaaaaaccccaattcaTAAACCCTAGAGACGCCATTTCTCGTAGGTTCTCGTCTGAGCCCGAACAAGCCATTGAAGAGAAAGACACGGATCACACTCACTTAGTTGTAGCTGATATTTTTGCGAAACCTACTGTGGGTGTGGATGATATTAGGAAAGAGTTAGAGCTGAACAGTGTTGTGATTAGTCATGAATTGGTGTTGAGGGTTCTGGGGAACCTCGAATCGAGCCCCGATGTGGCGAAGCGGTTTTTCGATTGGGTTTTGGAGAGTTATGGTCAGAAACTCAGCTCTAAATCATATAATTTGATGCTGGGGATTCTGGGTGTTAATGGGTTTGTTAAGGAGTTTTGGGATTTGGTTGAGGTTATGAACAAAAAGGGGTATGGGATATCCAAGGGCGTGCAAAATAAGGTCTTGGAGAGGTTCCAAAAGGATGGGTTGGGTGGTGATGTTGGAAAATTGAGGGCTGTGTATGACTCTGGATCGGTGGATAATGCGGTGGAGAAGGTTTGTTCCAAGTTGTGTAAGATAGTTAGGAGTGAAGTGTGGAGTGATGATGTTGAAAGGCAGATACGGGAATTAGGTATTGAGTATTCAAGTGATGTGGTTAAGATGGTATTGGAAAATGTTGGTGTGGAGCCAACTAAAGCATTGATTTTCTTTAGATGGGTGGAGGAGAGTGGGTTGTTTAAGCACGATGAGCGGACTTATAATGCTATGGCCAAGGTGTTGGGGCGGGAAGATTGTATCGATAGGTTTTGGAAAGTTGTTGATGAGATGAGAAGCAATGGGTATGATATGGAGGAGGAGACATTTGTTAAGGTGTTGGGGCGGTTTTGTAAGAGGAAAATGATTAAGGATGCTGTGGATTTGTATGATTTTTCCATGGCTGGTGCAAATAAGCCTTCCGAGGATTGTTGTGTCTTTCTATTGAGGAAAGTAGCAGTTGGTAAACAATTGGATATGGGTCTTTTTTCGAGGGTTGTGAGGATTTTTACCGAGAGCGGGAATTTGTTGACAAATTCTATGCTTGGTGCAGTTTTTAAGTCATTAACCAGTGTTGGTAGACTTGGTGAGTGCAATAAGGTTTTGAAAGCAATGAAAGAAGGTGGGTTTGTGGCTAATGGTCATTTACAGAGTAAAATTGCATTTCAGCTTAGTAGCACTGGTAAAAAGGATGAGGCAAGTGAACTTTTGGAGAATATGGAAGCATCTGGGTCCACTCTAGATCATAGGACATGGGCATCTTTCATTGAGGGGCATTGTGTAGCTGGGGATTTTGACAAGGCTTCTGATTGTTTCAAACAGATGGTTGAAAAAGAGGGAGTTTCTTCTGCTGGTTATGCATTCCACATTTTGGTAAACGCTTATTGCCAAAAAAACAGGGCAATAGAGGCATGCACGCTTCTTGTTGGGCTGGTGAATGTTGAACAGTTGAAGCCCTGGCATACTACATATAAAGAATTGATAAGTAAGTTGTTGGTTCGGGGTGGGTTTCAAAATGCTTTAAGTCTTTTGGTTTTGATGAAAAATCAAGGGTTCCCACCCTTTGTGGATCCATTTATTGAGTATGTATCGAAGTCTGGAACTGGTGATGATGCTATCAACTTTTTGAAGGAAATGACTTCAAAGAGGTTTCCAGCAACATCCATGTTTCTCCGTACATTTGAAGCCTTCTTCAAGGCTGGAAGGCATTTTGAAGCTCAAAATTTCCTTTCCAAATGCCCAGTCTACATTCGTAACCATGCTGATGTCTTGAATCTCTTTTATTCCATGAAATCTAGAAAAGGTTCTTCTGCCACTAATGTGGCTGCATAG